From Anopheles coluzzii chromosome 3, AcolN3, whole genome shotgun sequence, the proteins below share one genomic window:
- the LOC120955797 gene encoding Na(+)/H(+) exchange regulatory cofactor-like protein nrfl-1, with product MSSKNNNSAGATTTPKYEARLCHVVKRADFDGYGFNLHAEKGRPGQYIGKVDDGSPAESAGLRQGDRIIEVNGQNITTETHKKVVELIKTVPNETRLLVIDPRADANDLKAALAKAAAAGPVTNGTSINNNNNITNGTTNGHHENGGVNGKENGVKKDSKEMANGGGKVEMEKAPKVASPNGMTAVNNNNNNNNHSHSNGNGTAAAPDTNPKLMEKIIDDTKKVLTVTDGAAVGKMALNGTAPAAPVTTTPNGTTEPSKPAEGKKLNLPMTAAEMRAQLAARKKYDPKSEVCDLRKKYEIIQKM from the coding sequence ATGTCAtccaagaacaacaacagtgCCGGTGCGACGACCACCCCGAAGTACGAGGCGCGCCTCTGCCACGTGGTGAAGCGGGCCGACTTTGACGGGTACGGGTTTAACCTGCACGCGGAAAAGGGCCGCCCGGGCCAGTACATCGGCAAGGTGGACGATGGGTCGCCGGCGGAATCGGCCGGCCTGCGCCAGGGCGACCGCATCATCGAGGTGAACGGGCAGAACATCACGACCGAGACGCACAAGAAGGTGGTCGAGCTGATCAAGACGGTGCCGAACGAGACGCGCCTGCTGGTGATCGATCCGCGGGCCGATGCGAACGACCTGAAGGCGGCCCTGGCGAAAGCGGCCGCCGCCGGTCCAGTTACGAACGGGACgtccatcaacaacaacaacaacattaccaACGGTACGACCAACGGGCATCATGAGAACGGCGGTGTGAACGGCAAAGAGAATGGAGTGAAAAAGGACTCGAAGGAGATGGCAAACGGTGGTGGTAAGGTGGAGATGGAAAAGGCACCGAAAGTGGCATCTCCCAATGGCATGACGGCtgtaaataacaacaacaacaataacaatcacAGCCACAGCAATGGCAATGGAACGGCCGCCGCCCCGGACACCAACCCGAAGCTGATGGAGAAGATCATCGACGACACGAAAAAGGTGCTGACCGTGACGGACGGTGCTGCCGTCGGGAAGATGGCACTGAATGGTACTGCTCCAGCGGCACCGGTCACCACCACGCCGAACGGTACGACGGAACCGTCCAAACCGGCCGAGGGCAAGAAGCTGAACCTACCGATGACGGCGGCCGAGATGCGGGCACAGCTGGCCGCGCGCAAGAAGTACGATCCCAAGAGCGAGGTGTGCGATCTGCGCAAAAAGTACGAGATCATACAGAAAATGTAA